The following proteins are encoded in a genomic region of Reichenbachiella sp.:
- a CDS encoding helix-turn-helix transcriptional regulator, giving the protein MKDEKAIDDLLKALGARLKELRKKGGFTGGYVGFAIHQLEMQPKQYWEIEEGHANITMKTLIKVLKPHNITLEEFFKGL; this is encoded by the coding sequence ATGAAAGATGAAAAAGCCATAGATGACCTTTTGAAAGCTCTTGGAGCCAGACTAAAAGAACTTCGTAAAAAAGGTGGGTTTACTGGCGGTTACGTAGGGTTTGCCATTCATCAGCTTGAAATGCAGCCCAAGCAATATTGGGAAATCGAAGAAGGTCACGCCAATATCACAATGAAAACTTTGATCAAAGTTTTAAAGCCTCACAACATTACATTAGAAGAGTTCTTTAAGGGACTGTAA
- a CDS encoding JAB domain-containing protein, with amino-acid sequence MHIEEVKLTYRNKLKAHERPKITCAKDAYEIFLESWDQDQIELIEECKAMFLDRQLRLMSIASISKGGLSETTVDLRLVFAIALKRRANSFILAHNHPSGNLKPSKADIHLTEQFYKAGKLLRIDLEDHLIVTNDGFYSILSEL; translated from the coding sequence ATGCATATTGAAGAAGTAAAGCTTACTTATCGAAACAAGCTCAAAGCCCATGAAAGGCCAAAGATTACTTGTGCCAAAGATGCTTATGAAATATTTCTGGAGAGCTGGGATCAAGATCAGATCGAGCTAATCGAAGAATGCAAGGCGATGTTTTTGGATCGCCAGCTTAGGCTTATGTCTATCGCCTCGATCTCGAAAGGTGGCCTCTCGGAAACTACAGTCGATCTGAGACTCGTCTTCGCCATTGCCCTTAAAAGACGAGCCAACAGCTTTATACTTGCTCATAATCACCCTTCTGGGAATTTAAAACCGAGTAAGGCCGACATTCATCTTACCGAGCAATTCTATAAGGCGGGAAAATTGCTGCGTATTGATTTAGAGGATCATTTGATAGTCACTAATGATGGCTTTTATTCTATTCTAAGCGAACTATAA
- a CDS encoding LytTR family DNA-binding domain-containing protein, with translation MLTAVIIEDENHCIERLKRALEKSSNKIKIIGEFDNIKDSSENLPKLAPDLIFLDVELKDGSCFDLLQNLENISFDVIFITAHNEYAVKAFEYSAVHYLLKPVDFDDVEIALKRSLQNKKIRDTDSRLATLIHNQETLSSSEKKLIISSTNERLCFKMGEILRFEGAGNYCTIILFNGDKHLITKTLKHYDDLLEDFYQIHQSHLVNMDHVKKFVKRKNSSFVLLTNNEKIPVSVRRRSGLDRFFDKELI, from the coding sequence ATGCTTACAGCCGTTATAATTGAAGACGAAAATCATTGTATTGAACGATTAAAAAGGGCTCTTGAAAAAAGCTCAAATAAAATCAAAATTATAGGAGAGTTCGATAATATCAAGGACTCGTCTGAAAACTTACCCAAGCTTGCTCCCGACCTTATCTTCTTGGATGTAGAATTGAAGGACGGCTCGTGCTTCGATTTACTTCAAAATCTAGAAAATATCAGTTTTGATGTAATTTTCATCACAGCACACAATGAATATGCTGTAAAAGCATTTGAGTATAGTGCTGTTCATTATCTGCTCAAACCAGTAGATTTTGATGATGTAGAAATTGCTTTAAAAAGGTCTCTCCAAAACAAAAAAATTCGAGACACAGACTCGCGCTTAGCAACTTTAATTCACAACCAAGAAACTTTGAGTTCATCAGAAAAGAAATTAATAATATCTTCAACGAATGAGAGATTATGTTTCAAAATGGGTGAAATTCTGCGTTTTGAAGGAGCTGGAAATTATTGCACTATCATATTATTCAACGGTGACAAACATTTGATCACCAAGACGCTTAAACATTACGATGACCTTTTGGAGGACTTTTATCAGATTCATCAATCTCATTTGGTTAATATGGATCACGTGAAAAAGTTTGTGAAAAGGAAAAACAGCTCCTTTGTTTTATTAACTAACAATGAAAAAATACCCGTTTCCGTCCGAAGAAGAAGCGGCCTTGATCGTTTTTTTGATAAAGAGTTGATTTAA
- a CDS encoding type II toxin-antitoxin system RelE/ParE family toxin, protein MDELPEYIAYQGDEYQIEFYFDEKGKSQAREYLTNMEASDAKKFAHLLQMMGDVGQIKNEQKFRNEGDKIYAFKPQPHRFLCFFVSGKKIIITNAFIKKQQKLPKSEKDRALDKKLDYETRNKKGTYYGEENEK, encoded by the coding sequence ATGGATGAATTGCCCGAATACATAGCCTATCAAGGTGATGAATATCAAATAGAGTTCTATTTCGATGAGAAGGGTAAAAGTCAAGCAAGAGAGTATTTGACGAACATGGAAGCGTCAGATGCTAAGAAGTTTGCTCATCTTCTCCAAATGATGGGAGATGTCGGGCAAATAAAGAACGAACAGAAGTTTAGGAATGAAGGGGATAAAATCTATGCCTTCAAGCCTCAACCTCATAGGTTTTTATGCTTTTTCGTTAGTGGTAAGAAAATCATTATCACTAATGCTTTTATCAAGAAACAGCAAAAATTGCCCAAGTCAGAAAAAGACCGGGCATTGGATAAAAAACTGGATTACGAAACACGAAATAAGAAAGGAACATATTATGGAGAAGAAAACGAAAAATAA
- a CDS encoding histidine kinase — MIRLAYFFLIGAHSLIAQVPILDSLQIEIENKEVHDSLYVDLRNTFSKHCIYSRPSDSTLLEYAFETLQIAEEIEYPLGQIIANQRIATIHHYLHGESIKALEYYQRAVSITDRHSSLKKHMVGSLLNIGTIYTEQQDYDLALKIFKRVLNEFDGYAIPEQLIGNVFGELNELDSAAYYYKQAIHRAHSEKNFPVEANSLSNLSLVLSRAGYFEEATISIQNALKLVEIHQIEIVRPTAYLNASEVFLKAKKYDLAESYASNALELPTLQGNLFVQKSLYATLYDAYKAKKKYKEALSAHEQFKSLNDSITASDRRVEFTKKDLAFESERKDLLAQAEISKQKLINKTYLISGGGIIGALFLISFLVWQKQKVVSKGKESEFKKNLAESKLTTLRAQINPHFIFNALNSIDQYMFKHGAEKASNYLVKFSKLMRSILENSTENWIMLDEEITLIKTYVEIESLRLNNTLKFDIEVDQEINKESTLVPSLFIQPFLENSIEHGISKKDGLGEISVNMYLENQERLTCIIEDNGIGRFISTPSHKGKSMGMEIAQNRIDYLNQLTNQKTHFELQDLEQGLRVIISIPYQIKF, encoded by the coding sequence ATGATCAGATTAGCCTACTTTTTCCTTATTGGAGCACACTCACTTATCGCACAAGTTCCAATTCTTGACTCGCTGCAAATTGAAATTGAAAACAAAGAAGTCCATGACTCGCTATATGTTGACTTGCGTAATACCTTTTCAAAACATTGCATTTATAGCAGACCCTCGGATTCTACTTTATTGGAGTATGCTTTTGAAACACTACAAATTGCAGAGGAAATTGAGTACCCTTTGGGACAAATCATTGCTAACCAAAGAATTGCAACCATTCATCATTATCTACACGGAGAATCGATAAAGGCATTAGAATACTACCAGCGAGCTGTGTCCATAACAGATCGGCATTCTTCCCTAAAAAAACACATGGTTGGCAGTCTGCTAAATATAGGCACTATCTATACTGAGCAACAGGATTATGACCTGGCTTTGAAGATTTTCAAAAGGGTTTTGAATGAATTTGACGGTTATGCCATACCGGAGCAACTGATCGGAAATGTATTCGGGGAACTTAATGAGTTAGATTCCGCTGCGTATTATTACAAACAAGCAATTCATCGTGCACATTCAGAAAAGAACTTTCCTGTTGAAGCAAATTCGCTTAGCAACCTTTCATTAGTCCTATCAAGGGCGGGATACTTTGAAGAAGCTACTATTTCTATTCAAAATGCCTTGAAATTGGTTGAAATACACCAGATTGAAATTGTCAGGCCAACAGCATATTTAAATGCTAGTGAAGTTTTCTTGAAAGCAAAAAAGTATGATTTAGCTGAATCTTATGCTTCGAATGCTTTAGAGCTACCCACATTACAGGGCAACCTTTTTGTCCAAAAAAGCTTGTATGCAACACTCTATGATGCCTATAAAGCAAAAAAAAAATATAAAGAAGCTCTTTCCGCTCATGAGCAGTTTAAATCACTCAACGATAGTATTACGGCTTCCGATCGAAGAGTGGAGTTTACCAAGAAGGATCTGGCATTTGAAAGTGAACGCAAAGACCTTCTTGCTCAGGCGGAAATCTCAAAACAAAAACTTATTAATAAAACTTACCTGATTTCTGGTGGAGGAATTATCGGAGCACTCTTTTTGATATCATTCTTAGTTTGGCAAAAACAAAAAGTCGTTTCCAAAGGAAAAGAATCTGAATTCAAAAAAAATCTTGCTGAGTCAAAACTAACAACTCTGAGAGCTCAGATTAATCCGCATTTTATCTTCAATGCGCTCAACTCCATTGATCAATATATGTTCAAACATGGCGCAGAAAAGGCCAGCAATTATTTGGTTAAATTTTCAAAATTGATGAGGTCGATACTCGAAAACTCAACGGAAAATTGGATTATGTTAGACGAAGAAATTACTCTTATAAAAACGTATGTTGAAATTGAAAGTCTCCGTCTCAATAATACACTAAAGTTTGATATTGAAGTTGATCAAGAAATTAATAAGGAAAGCACCTTGGTTCCTTCTTTATTTATTCAGCCGTTTCTTGAGAATAGTATTGAACATGGTATTTCAAAGAAAGATGGTTTGGGAGAAATTTCAGTAAATATGTATCTGGAAAATCAAGAAAGACTCACCTGCATCATAGAAGACAATGGTATTGGTCGGTTCATCTCCACCCCCTCACACAAGGGAAAATCAATGGGAATGGAAATAGCGCAAAACCGAATTGATTATTTAAACCAACTGACCAATCAAAAGACCCATTTTGAATTGCAGGATTTAGAACAAGGGTTAAGGGTTATAATTTCAATTCCGTATCAAATTAAATTTTAA
- a CDS encoding single-stranded DNA-binding protein, whose product MSEQTKENQNELFADTNISMKSGRLVKDAELIANGKFVRMRLATNKQYESDDGVKTLVNYFNVLVSSNLTDAFAQAKDLKKGDWAYIKGEDNSKSVDTAEGYKETAVTTFAYKVTKKKAVQNNEPQPETVAQNEPAMP is encoded by the coding sequence ATGTCAGAACAAACCAAAGAAAACCAAAACGAACTTTTTGCAGATACAAATATCTCGATGAAATCAGGACGTTTAGTTAAAGATGCTGAGCTGATTGCTAATGGAAAATTTGTTCGTATGAGACTAGCAACAAACAAGCAATATGAAAGTGATGACGGGGTTAAGACCTTGGTCAATTACTTCAATGTTCTTGTATCCAGCAATCTTACTGATGCCTTCGCACAGGCCAAAGACCTGAAAAAAGGTGATTGGGCATATATCAAAGGCGAAGACAATTCCAAAAGCGTTGACACTGCCGAAGGTTATAAAGAAACAGCCGTGACCACTTTTGCTTACAAAGTGACCAAGAAGAAAGCCGTTCAAAACAACGAACCTCAACCAGAAACAGTAGCTCAAAACGAGCCTGCAATGCCCTAA
- a CDS encoding ArdC family protein has protein sequence MSHARTQKPDIQQEITNNIITLLDEVDLKDYQPPFANLAALGIPENPITKNQYQGINILALWFNQKSKSLRSNKWASFKQWQQAGASVKKGEKGSRIIFYKTLTKENETESGDKEEMKIPMLRQYVVFNASQVEGFEDVNQVQLPEIDKVERLSLVDEFCRSTGADIRTDSDEAFYSPLGDYINMPETSLFFETDQASATENYYSTLLHELTHWTGAKQRLDRKNDPNKKAIENYAFEELIAELGAAFLCAQHNIKQTQPKDHALYIKSWLSALRNDKTLIFKASAQAAKASQYLNDFQKEFA, from the coding sequence ATGTCTCATGCCAGAACTCAAAAGCCAGACATTCAACAGGAAATCACAAACAACATCATCACCTTATTGGATGAAGTTGATCTAAAGGACTACCAGCCGCCCTTTGCTAATCTTGCAGCCCTCGGCATTCCTGAAAACCCGATAACAAAGAACCAGTATCAAGGCATCAATATTCTTGCGCTTTGGTTCAATCAGAAATCAAAATCCCTGCGCTCTAATAAATGGGCAAGCTTCAAGCAATGGCAACAAGCCGGTGCGTCCGTCAAAAAAGGTGAAAAAGGCTCTCGCATTATCTTCTATAAAACCCTTACTAAAGAAAACGAAACCGAGTCGGGTGATAAAGAAGAAATGAAGATCCCGATGCTTCGGCAATATGTAGTATTCAACGCCTCTCAGGTTGAAGGCTTTGAAGATGTTAACCAAGTACAACTACCAGAAATTGATAAGGTTGAACGCCTATCATTGGTCGATGAATTTTGCCGAAGCACAGGCGCGGATATTCGAACAGATAGTGATGAAGCTTTTTATTCACCACTCGGCGATTACATCAACATGCCAGAAACATCCCTGTTCTTTGAAACCGACCAAGCAAGTGCTACAGAGAATTATTACTCCACCCTCCTCCATGAATTGACGCATTGGACGGGCGCAAAGCAGCGGCTGGATCGCAAAAATGATCCAAATAAAAAAGCCATTGAGAATTATGCGTTCGAGGAATTGATCGCGGAGCTTGGCGCAGCGTTTCTATGCGCTCAGCACAATATCAAGCAAACGCAGCCAAAAGATCATGCGCTTTATATCAAGAGTTGGCTGTCTGCCTTGCGCAATGACAAGACCCTCATTTTTAAAGCCTCGGCACAGGCTGCAAAAGCCAGCCAATACCTCAATGATTTCCAGAAGGAGTTTGCTTAA
- a CDS encoding helix-turn-helix transcriptional regulator: protein MEKKTKNKFGSAFGKFLDDPDFKKDYDKEFKEFALSELLMTLMDNEKQSVRKLAELAGISPTTIQNIKSGKNSDVKLSNFLNIIEACGYRLELVKGEKSLSLSA from the coding sequence ATGGAGAAGAAAACGAAAAATAAATTCGGGTCTGCATTCGGCAAGTTCTTGGATGATCCTGATTTCAAGAAAGACTATGATAAGGAGTTTAAGGAATTCGCCTTATCCGAACTTTTGATGACTTTAATGGATAACGAAAAGCAAAGCGTGCGAAAGCTTGCCGAATTGGCAGGAATTTCACCGACAACAATCCAGAATATAAAGTCAGGCAAAAACTCGGATGTGAAGCTCAGCAACTTCCTTAATATTATTGAGGCATGTGGTTATAGACTTGAGTTGGTAAAAGGCGAAAAGAGCCTTTCGCTTTCTGCCTAG